The genomic stretch ACACACTTATTCTTGAAAATATTCAAGATCCAGGCAATGTCGGAACTTTACTTCGCTCCGCTGCTGCGGCCGGTTTTGATCAAATTGTCGCAACCCAAGGCACTGCTGCCCTCTGGTCACCACGCGTACTACGTGCTGGTATGGGTGCACACTTTTCATTGCATACCTATGAAAACATTAAACTTGATCAAATTCTAGATCAGTTTAAGATTCCTGTGTATGCCACCAGCTCGCATCAAGCTTCAAGTTTATATAGCAAAGATCTTAAAGCGCAGTGTGTTTTGATTTTGGGCAATGAAGGCCAAGGGGTTTCTGAATTTGCTTTGCAACACGCACAAGCGATTTCAATTCCGCAACCCGGTGGACAAGAATCACTCAATGTCGCAATTGCTGGCTCTATCTGTTTATTTGAAATGGTTCGACAACGGGTTTAATTGGTTAAATTATTTAATTTACCCTCAAAGTTTCATCAAAATCATTTACACTGTTTAAAATATTTGTTCACGATGTCAACCGAATCCGATATTTAAGCGTTAATTGAGTTAACGAATTAAAAATCGGTGGGCACCCAATGTCGGGACTTTCCATCTCTATGGATTTAGCACCTAAACAGTCACAGTCTGAAAGCAGCAGTACTCAACAGAGTACCGCTGAACAACGTCTTAAGTTTTTTATGCAAGACGTGACTGGTCGTGCCCTCGTGATGATGGAAAGCGCAACCCAAGGACATCATGGCATTGCGATGGATTTGGTGCAGGAAGCCTTTATTTCCCTGCACAAAGCCTATGCCGAAAAAGATACAGACGAATGGTATCCGTTGTTTTACACCATCCTCACCAATAAACTACAAGATTGGCGCCGCAAAGAAGCCCGACGTGCCTCGCCCTTTTCCTTATTCCGTAAATTAAATTTAGATTCAGACGACGAAGATGCTTTAGACATCATTGATGAATCAACCCCAAATCCATTAGCATTTTTAGATCAGGCAGTCACCGTTGAAGAAATTCAAGCGGCAATCGCAAAACTACCTGTTCGCCAACAACAAGCCTTTATGTTACGTGCTTGGGAAGGTTTTGATACGCAGACCACCGCTCAAATCATGAGTTGTAGTGAGGGAAGCGTGAAAACCCATTATCACCGTGCCATAAAAGCCCTAAGAACAACGCTATCTCATTTAGATCCATTTATGAGAGGTACACCGAATGAAGAATGATCTTTTCAACCAACAAGTCACCAAAAAGCTAGATACGCTTGCTCATGAGCATCGCAATAAAGCCGTAGTGATGGAAAAAGTACTTACTGAAATTGGAAATAAACCAAGATCCTATCTTGGTCTTTGGAAAATGACAGGTTTTGCGGTCACCGCAGCAATTATGGGCGTCATGGTTGTCCCGAACGTCATGCAGCTCAACAGTAAGCCCTATACCCAACAAGCGATTACCACACCAAAACTTTCCCCTCAAATGGTCGAAGATTTGGAAATGCTTTCTGTTTTTGCTGAGGATAAAACGTCACATGGCAGCTAAACGTTTTATATTGGCATGTTGTGCATTGAGTTTCTTACAAACCAGCTTTGCTGGTTTTGACCGCTTTTGGATTTTCTCAAAAAATCCCAATACGCAGATTGAAGCATGGGACACTTTGTCAGAAGATGAACAACGTGCCCTAATTAAACGCTACCAAAATTTAAAAGAAATTCCAGAAACCCAAAGCGTTTCCCTGCAACAGCGGATGGATTGGTTCACCCAACTTCCAGAACAAGAAAAACAAAAAATGCGGGAAGCTTGGCAACAAATGAGCAGTGATGAACGTCACACCATGCGCAAAAAACTCGACAAAGCGACCACTGCTGAACAGCGCGCTGAAATTCGAGGACAATACCTCCAAAAATATCTCAGCAATACCGACCCTAAATAACTTAAGTACTCGATAACTTAAATGACCAATCACTTAAATCTAAAACGAAGAAGATGCGATTAAACCCCGAAGCTTGTACAGCCTAATTGTTCAGCCTTAGTTTTCCCATTAAATTTAAATAGTTGTAATCAATTTGGTTCTACTATTTATATCTAGTCCGTCATTCATGCATAATGCTTTAAAATGTGACTTGGACGCTCCCGTGAAAATAACATCGACACTTCTTTTTGTTCCACTTTATAGTGCTCTTTCAACCACTGTTTATGCACTCAGCCTAAGTGAAGCCCCCATTCAACAGGTCACTTTATATCCCAATTCAGCAAAAATTGAACGAAGTATTCCGGTCAAAGCTGGTGAACACTTGGTGACTTTAGACGGACTTCCTGCAAATTTTGATATATCACAATTGCAATATCAAACCTCAAATATCGATGTCAATGCAGTATCACATCAAGATAGCGCATTAAATAAACCCGCTGGGCAAGAATCACATCAACTCAAAAATGAAATTAAACTGCTCGAAACACAGATTTCAGCACAACGTGCCATTATTCAAGCAGCTGAATTGCAAAATAAATTTTTAACCAACCTAACCACTGGATCAGGCACAAAAGTTCGCAATCAAGCCTATGATGCATTTATCGCGATAGATGCTGCTACTCAGCAAAAAAAAGAATTAGAACAACGTCATAGAGAACTACAGCAAGATTTAAATGCAATTGGGGATCACCAATTTAATCAACGTAGTCTAAAATTCTACGTTCAAGCAGCACAGAAAGGCGAAATTAAAATCAGCTATATCGTCCCCTATGCACGTTGGCAACCGATCTATAAAGCGGAACTAAACAGCGCTCAAAAACAAATTACCCTCACCCGCATGGCCATGCTTTCACAAAAAACCGGTGAAGATTGGAACAACGTCAAATTAGTTTTATCAACTGCTCAGCCACAAGGCCAAGTGAGACAAGTTACACCAGAACCTTGGTCAGTTAACTACTATGAGCCGACACCCATTATTCGTCCTGCACCCGTGCCAATGGCGGCCTATGCAATGACCAAAGAAAGAAAATCAATAGAAATGGATAACACCGTTGAAGTTGAAGCTGCTGCACCACAATTCCCTGAATTTGAAGCCAATGAACTCAACTACAGCGCTGAATTTCGTACAGATACCAAGACCTCACTGGCCAGCAGTCAGCAACAAATATATCTTCCTTTAAAAACAGAGCAATTTCCTGTCGCACTGTCTGTTTGGGTGATTCCAAGACAGTCTCCTCAAGCCACGATTAATGCTGAACTTTCCACACTCGACAACAACTGGCCATCAGGTATGGTCAAGTTATATCGTGATGGTGACTATATTGGACAACGTGCTTGGAACAATAGCCCAGATGAAAAACTCAACATGAATTTTGGAGTCGATGAGCAGATTCAGGTCAAGGTTGTTGATCTAGTAGACAAAAAAAATATGATGGGCAAAACTCAAGCGGAGACTTTGCAAAAACAGCAGTACGTCATCCAAAACCTGCATAACTATCCGGTTCAAGTCAGCCTCTTTGATGCTGTGCCACAAAGTCGTCAAAGCCAATTGAGCACGCAAAGCAGCTATAGCATCAAACCATCAACAACGACCTGGCAAGGCCAACCGAATATTAACCAATGGATCATTGCTTTAGCACCACAGCAGAAGTTTCAACTTCAACTCGAGCATCTGTTTAAATATCCAAGTAAAGGGCATACTTCTGGTTTTTAAGGCTCAGCGATAGAAATCACAGAATGCCGAAAAATATGACGCTAGCCAACTTAGTCATATGCAAATCCTAGCCACAAAAAAAGCAGCTCGATTTCCAATAGAGCTGCTTTTTTAATACTTTTAACGCGCTTGATCACTTGGCTAATTGCATCATACTGTGTGCAGCCATTATAAAAAGTCGCCTTCTCTTTCTGGCTGGAAAACAACTTTTTCAATTTTCACTTTCATCATATGTCCATCAGGCTGTGGCCATTCAATTTCTTGACCTTCTGCCAAACCTAAAATTGCAGCACCAACAGGGGCAACAATATTAACCTGTCCTTTTTCACCACGGAAATCATGCGGATAAACCAAGGTAATTTCAGTCGCTTCAGTCGCAGGCGCAATTTGAATCATCACTTTTGCATTCATGCTGACCACATTCGATGGAATGTCTTTCGGTTCAACGACTTGTGCACGTGCCAATTCATCTTCCAAATGTTGCATTGTAGGCGTCAATTTAGCCTGATGCTCTAACATTGTTTCCAAACGCTGTAAATCTTGTGATGAAATAATAATACTTGGTTTAGCCATCTTAGCGACTCCTTAAAACTCGAAATTTCACAGGCCATATTGCCCTGAATAACATCGTCATATTTGAATTAACGTATGAATTATTTATAACAGATTACAACAAAAGCAGTCGTTAAATTTAAAACTACTTTTTTTACTTTTAACGCTTTATAAAAAAAGCCCCCTTGAGGGGGGCTTTCTCAAGTTTTTCAATTATGCATAAACAGGGAATTTAGCGCAGACCGCTTCAGCTTTCACTTTAACTGCATCGATTACCGCTTGGTCACCTTTGCTATCTAGAATATCAGCAATCCAACCTGCCAATTCACGAACTTCCGCTTCAGCAAAACCACGTGTGGTCACAGCAGGCGTACCGATACGAATACCAGAAGTCACAAATGGTGAGCGTGGATCATTTGGTACAGAGTTTTTATTCACGGTAATATTCGCAGCACCTAACCATGCATCTGCTTCTTTACCGGTCACATCTTGTTTAATCAACGACAACAGGAATAGGTGGTTTTCAGTACCGCCAGAAACGATATCATAACCACGTGCAATCAATACTTCAGCCATTGCTTGAGCATTTTTAACAACTTGTTGTTGATAAACTTTATATTCAGGAGTCATTGCTTCTTTAAAGCAAATCGCTTTTGCAGCAATCGCATGAACCAAAGGACCACCTTGGTTGCCTGGGAATACTGCAGATTGTAATTTTTTCTCAATCTCTTCGTTTGCTTTAGCTAAAATTAGACCAGAGCGTGGACCACGAAGTGTTTTATGCGTTGTGGTTGTGGTTACGTCAGCAATGTTTACTGGGCTTGGGTAAACACCCGCAGCAACTAAACCAGCAACGTGTGCCATATCAACAAACAAGTAAGCGCCAACTTTATCCGCGATATCACGGAAACGTTGCCAATCGATGATTTGACTATAAGCAGAGAAACCAGCAACGATCATACGTGGTTTATGTTCTAAAGCCAAACGCTCAACTTCTTCATAATCAATTTCGCCAGTCTCAGTATTTAAACCGTACTGAATTGCATTATATGTTTTACCTGAAAAGCTAACTTTAGCACCGTGTGTCAAGTGACCACCATGCGCCAAGCTCATACCTAAAACGGTGTCGCCTGGGTTAAGCAATGCAAGGTAAACTGCAGCGTTTGCTTGTGAACCCGCATGCGGTTGAACGTTTGCATAGTCTGCACCAAACAATTCTTTTGCACGATCAATTGCAAGTTGCTCAATCACGTCAACATATTCACAGCCGCCATAATAGCGTTTACCTGGGTAACCTTCTGCATATTTGTTGGTAAGCTTCGATCCTTGTGCTTCCATCACCGCTGGAGAACAGTAGTTTTCAGATGCGATTAACTCAATATGCGCTTCTTGACGCGCATCTTCAGCAGTGATTGCTTGAGCTAGTTCTGGGTCAAATTCAGAAATAGAAATATTGGCAAACATTAGCGAAATCCTAATTAAAAAAGGCTGTGAAGCCGTGCTCAGATTGGCGCACATTGTACCATGAAGTTTGCCATTATACAGAATGAACTTTGATCATTATTAAATTAAAATTATTCATCTATATAAGTGATTTAAAAACAAATTAACCCAATAGTTTTATTAAATATTTCTATATTTTCGCAGCTTATTTATACTAACTTACTTTAAAATGTACTTTATTATCCCAATCATTGGTAAAAGCTGATTTGTTCGCCTATTCACTATACAGCTCCAATCAACTCTTGGTTTGTATGATCGAATCAGATCAGGTAAATTAAAAAACAGACCTCCACTTAGGTATATTGATATGCAGGCTATTATTCTCGACACAGAAACGCATAGCTTAAATGGCTTACCGATTGAAATTGCCTATGCCCCAATTGAGATTCATCACGCTCAATTAAGCTTAGATCGCCAGCAGATGTTTGATCAGCTTTATAGTATTGGTGATGAGAAAATCTCTTTTGGCTCAATGGCTGTACATCATATTTTAGAATCTGATCTAATCGGCAAACCAAGCTACCGTGAGTTTCAACTTCCTGCAGACACACGCTATATCATTGGTCACAATATTGACTACGATATTCGTGCAATTCAACAATGTGGTGTTAATACTGATCATATTAAAGCAATCTGTACCCTCGCTTTGGCCCGTGCCGTTTGGCCAGATGTTGAAGCCCACAATATCTCTGCTCTCATCTACCAAATCAGTCAAGGCAGTGAAAAAGCCCGCAGTATGCTCAAAGGCGCACATCGTGCCGATGCTGATATTATTTTAACTGCCAATATTTTGATGCATATCGTACATCACTTAAATATTCAAAATATTGAAGAACTTTATACAGCTTCCGAGGAGGCTCGTATTCCGAAAAGCATTACCTTTGGCAAACATCGGGGAACAGCAATTAAAGATCTCCCAGGTGATTATGTGCAATGGCTATTACGCCAAGAAGATTTGGATCCTTATCTACGTAAAGCCCTAGAAAATAAAAACCTGATTAGCAGCTAATTTTAACAATCAGCAAATTACTTGCTAAGCTAAAGTCTAATAGATGCATTTTCTTTTATATTGTTTCTCTGTACACGACAAAAATAGATAACTCATTGAAATAATGTCATAATAATTGTTTTCTAACGACGAATACTATGACACATCTCAATGAGTTATATCTTATCTTAAACAAATATCTAAAATGGAACAAGTCACATTTAAAGTGCTTTGCGCTCATCATGCTTGTGATTATTTTAAAGCAAACATGTAATCTTTCTTCTGCATCTAAAGCCTTGCCCATCAAGTGCTTACCACAATCATTTTATCGACGTATGCAGCGCTTCTTTGCAGGTCAGTATTTTGATTATCGTCAAATTTCTCAGTTGATTTTCAATATGTTTTCATTCGACCAAGTGCAACTGACTTTAGATAGAACCAATTGGAAATGGGGAAAACGAAATATTAATATCCTGATGCTCGCAATCGTTTATCGTGGAATAGCGATACCTATCCTTTGGACATTGCTTAATAAACGTGGAAATTCAGATACGAAAGAGCGTATTGCTTTGATTCAACGCTTTATAGCCATTTTTGGTAAAGACCGTATTGTGAATGTGTTCGCAGACAGAGAGTTTATCGGTGAGCAGTGGTTTACATGGTTAATTGAACAAGACATCAACTTCTGCATTCGTGTTAAAAAAACTTCATTGTCACCAATCATTTAGGAAAGAATCATAAAATTAGTGATTTATTTCGCCATCTTAAAGTTGGTCAAATTGAATGTCGTAAACGACGGATTTTGGTTGGTCGGGTGAAACTATATATAAGTGCACTACAGTTAGAAAATGGAGAGCTTTTACTCGTCGTTTCTCCTCAGTTTAATGCCAATGCTATTCAGGATTATGCATTACGCTGGGAAATTGAAACCTTATTCAGTTGTCTCAAAGGACGCGGGTTTAATCTTGAAAATACGCGCTTGACAGACCCTAGACGAGTGAAAAAATTGATTGCGGTGTTAGCTATAAGCTTCTGTTGGTGTTACTTAACGGGTGAATGGCAACATGATCAAAAAAAAGTGATAAAAATAAAGAAGCATGGACGACTCTCAATGAGTTTATTTCGCTATGGTTTAGACTATGTTCAAATGGCGATTCAGCGTTTAATTGGTTTTGGGAAAAAAGAAGAGTTTAAGGAAATTTTGGCAATTTTAAGAAGGCAGAACCCTGATAGGATAAGGGTTCTGTGAAATTTGTCGTGTACAGAGATATTGTTTAATGAAACTTCATTTAGTTACTTCGGTAACAATTTAACCCACTTCGGTGGGTTTTTTTTATATCCAAACTTATATTTCATTTAAATCTGGCCTCCCCCACTACTTATTGTTCAATAATATTCATCAAATCCGTTATTTTTTAAATTCGGTTTATCTTTTTTCAGTACCCGTACTTGGTTTTTTATTTAGATTTTTTAAATTTTACATAAAAAGCCCATTCACAAAATGGGCTTTATCAATTCAACTTGCCTCTTTATTTTCAGATTAAGAAGGCTTATCGATTGCATTAATCGCTTCAGTTTCAGCAGGTGACTGTTCTGTAGCAGGTGCAGACTCTACTGCTGGTTGATCAGCACTCATCTCAGGTGCTGGTGCGGATTGCTCAACAGTTTCCGGTGCTGCATTTGCATGACTTGCAGCTTGGCTTTCTACATTTTGAGCTGCATCTTTTTTACCACATGCCGCAAGCAGCAATGCAGAAGAAGCCAAGGCAATCACACACAGCGATTTAATGTTTAACATTTTCTACCCCAATAATCATGATTTAATAAATTCAAGCAATAAAATTTTATCCTGTTTATATGAAGCTTAGATGACGGTATAAATCTGTTCACAACAGATGAGAATTATATTGAAAGTACATTAATAAACTTTTGAATGATTTGATCTGGTGATTGCCATTGCGGCCAATGCGCAACATCATCCAGTGCTAGCAGCTTGGGATGATCTATTAATCGACAATACTGCTGCGTCATATATATGCCAGCGTTTGGGGCATTTTTTCGATTGATCAAGAACATTGGAATAACTGTGTTTTGCATTACTCCAACCAAACGATCTCTAGCTTTAAACTGCTCTAGAATGGATTTATTGAATTTGAACAACACCTTACACCCAGACTTATATTCTAATCATCCTTTATCATTGCTTTTAAAATAAAAACCATCCGAAGATGGTTTGTATTTCAATTTCATTGGAAATTATTATTGAGGCTGATTGCTTCGCATAAACTCCCACTCTTCAACCACCTGCCCATTTGGAAGATAACAATAACCAGACTGACCACCTTCAGCATCAGTTTTAATTTTTAATTCTCCACCTTGATCGACACAATATTGACTCGCAGGATTTGCCATATTGATTTTCATTGAGTTAGCTTCTGTTTTATTTGCAATATTTGAACAGGCTGTCAATCCAGTTGCAGTAACAGCCAATAGAATATAAATAATTTTTTTCATCTGATTCAACAGCTAAATTTTAAAAATAAAATATATCAAAAAATAAGTCTAGAGATTGTCTATGCAACAAAAAGCACCTAAACAAACATACTCGTAATACTTTATTTTAAATTGGCTTTGACAAATAAAAAGCCCATCTGACGATGGGCTCCACTTTCACTAAACGCTTATTTTAGCCAATGACTGTGATTAAACTGACTCTTCAAGTTCTGCATCTTTTGCCAAGACTACAGAAGCCAAAATAGGAACTGCAAGAATAATTGGCATTGCAAAAATCCACATGACAACGGTTATTGCTGGCGTAGAGAACAATTGAATACAA from Acinetobacter pullicarnis encodes the following:
- the glyA gene encoding serine hydroxymethyltransferase, whose amino-acid sequence is MFANISISEFDPELAQAITAEDARQEAHIELIASENYCSPAVMEAQGSKLTNKYAEGYPGKRYYGGCEYVDVIEQLAIDRAKELFGADYANVQPHAGSQANAAVYLALLNPGDTVLGMSLAHGGHLTHGAKVSFSGKTYNAIQYGLNTETGEIDYEEVERLALEHKPRMIVAGFSAYSQIIDWQRFRDIADKVGAYLFVDMAHVAGLVAAGVYPSPVNIADVTTTTTHKTLRGPRSGLILAKANEEIEKKLQSAVFPGNQGGPLVHAIAAKAICFKEAMTPEYKVYQQQVVKNAQAMAEVLIARGYDIVSGGTENHLFLLSLIKQDVTGKEADAWLGAANITVNKNSVPNDPRSPFVTSGIRIGTPAVTTRGFAEAEVRELAGWIADILDSKGDQAVIDAVKVKAEAVCAKFPVYA
- a CDS encoding DUF3106 domain-containing protein; translation: MAAKRFILACCALSFLQTSFAGFDRFWIFSKNPNTQIEAWDTLSEDEQRALIKRYQNLKEIPETQSVSLQQRMDWFTQLPEQEKQKMREAWQQMSSDERHTMRKKLDKATTAEQRAEIRGQYLQKYLSNTDPK
- a CDS encoding DUF4139 domain-containing protein, whose translation is MKITSTLLFVPLYSALSTTVYALSLSEAPIQQVTLYPNSAKIERSIPVKAGEHLVTLDGLPANFDISQLQYQTSNIDVNAVSHQDSALNKPAGQESHQLKNEIKLLETQISAQRAIIQAAELQNKFLTNLTTGSGTKVRNQAYDAFIAIDAATQQKKELEQRHRELQQDLNAIGDHQFNQRSLKFYVQAAQKGEIKISYIVPYARWQPIYKAELNSAQKQITLTRMAMLSQKTGEDWNNVKLVLSTAQPQGQVRQVTPEPWSVNYYEPTPIIRPAPVPMAAYAMTKERKSIEMDNTVEVEAAAPQFPEFEANELNYSAEFRTDTKTSLASSQQQIYLPLKTEQFPVALSVWVIPRQSPQATINAELSTLDNNWPSGMVKLYRDGDYIGQRAWNNSPDEKLNMNFGVDEQIQVKVVDLVDKKNMMGKTQAETLQKQQYVIQNLHNYPVQVSLFDAVPQSRQSQLSTQSSYSIKPSTTTWQGQPNINQWIIALAPQQKFQLQLEHLFKYPSKGHTSGF
- a CDS encoding putative hemolysin, which codes for MKKIIYILLAVTATGLTACSNIANKTEANSMKINMANPASQYCVDQGGELKIKTDAEGGQSGYCYLPNGQVVEEWEFMRSNQPQ
- a CDS encoding IS4-like element ISAba1 family transposase (programmed frameshift), whose translation is MTHLNELYLILNKYLKWNKSHLKCFALIMLVIILKQTCNLSSASKALPIKCLPQSFYRRMQRFFAGQYFDYRQISQLIFNMFSFDQVQLTLDRTNWKWGKRNINILMLAIVYRGIAIPILWTLLNKRGNSDTKERIALIQRFIAIFGKDRIVNVFADREFIGEQWFTWLIEQDINFCIRVKKNFIVTNHLGKNHKISDLFRHLKVGQIECRKRRILVGRVKLYISALQLENGELLLVVSPQFNANAIQDYALRWEIETLFSCLKGRGFNLENTRLTDPRRVKKLIAVLAISFCWCYLTGEWQHDQKKVIKIKKHGRLSMSLFRYGLDYVQMAIQRLIGFGKKEEFKEILAILRRQNPDRIRVL
- a CDS encoding RNA polymerase sigma factor; this encodes MDLAPKQSQSESSSTQQSTAEQRLKFFMQDVTGRALVMMESATQGHHGIAMDLVQEAFISLHKAYAEKDTDEWYPLFYTILTNKLQDWRRKEARRASPFSLFRKLNLDSDDEDALDIIDESTPNPLAFLDQAVTVEEIQAAIAKLPVRQQQAFMLRAWEGFDTQTTAQIMSCSEGSVKTHYHRAIKALRTTLSHLDPFMRGTPNEE
- a CDS encoding TrmH family RNA methyltransferase: MSIIFLESKENPKIKHLRGLIQQASYRKKQGQTILEGNHLCEAWIAQGHKLNSIFSTEAALQHPDLQKLIDLDSCHIFVISEVLYRDLSPLTNTVACLAIIDLPQSRHSLDFTQDTLILENIQDPGNVGTLLRSAAAAGFDQIVATQGTAALWSPRVLRAGMGAHFSLHTYENIKLDQILDQFKIPVYATSSHQASSLYSKDLKAQCVLILGNEGQGVSEFALQHAQAISIPQPGGQESLNVAIAGSICLFEMVRQRV
- a CDS encoding exonuclease domain-containing protein; this translates as MQAIILDTETHSLNGLPIEIAYAPIEIHHAQLSLDRQQMFDQLYSIGDEKISFGSMAVHHILESDLIGKPSYREFQLPADTRYIIGHNIDYDIRAIQQCGVNTDHIKAICTLALARAVWPDVEAHNISALIYQISQGSEKARSMLKGAHRADADIILTANILMHIVHHLNIQNIEELYTASEEARIPKSITFGKHRGTAIKDLPGDYVQWLLRQEDLDPYLRKALENKNLISS
- the rnk gene encoding nucleoside diphosphate kinase regulator; the protein is MAKPSIIISSQDLQRLETMLEHQAKLTPTMQHLEDELARAQVVEPKDIPSNVVSMNAKVMIQIAPATEATEITLVYPHDFRGEKGQVNIVAPVGAAILGLAEGQEIEWPQPDGHMMKVKIEKVVFQPEREGDFL